Proteins co-encoded in one Oreochromis aureus strain Israel breed Guangdong linkage group 3, ZZ_aureus, whole genome shotgun sequence genomic window:
- the LOC116332811 gene encoding P2Y purinoceptor 14-like: MVDPTNVTSSVNQTCDLVVPSVNPFFMMVYSLVFLVGLILNGIIMRFYFRQAQQQASSSLMVYLKNLTAADFLLCLALPLRITHYASSSGIVHRYYCAFGASALYLNMYASIIFMGYIAANRYLKIVHPSGTHILQTVQTAHIVSTVTWVFLLTPAITYNIMFFITHNPLTSDSGYCESLFSTSFSVLHKTFQTSCTIIFLLVFISLVFFYYGTSRRVLQAQQSRLASSCADKLLKSRKNMLVLVSIFCLCFVPYHLVRLPYTLLWTSCSVRQVLYYLKEVTTMVSVSNVCLDPLVYFFICKTFRAQVKKMSRRVKKSNIL; this comes from the exons ATGGTTGACCCAACAAATGTGACTTCATCTGTCAACCAGACCTGTGATCTGGTTGTCCCATCAGTCAACCCTTTTTTTATGATGGtctacagtttggtgtttctg GTGGGTTTAATCCTCAATGGCATCATCATGAGGTTTTACTTTCGCCAAGCTCAGCAGCAGGCATCAAGCAGCTTGATGGTCTACCTGAAGAACCTGACAGCTGCTGACTTCCTCCTCTGCCTCGCTCTGCCACTGCGAATAACCCACTATGCCAGCAGTTCTGGCATTGTTCACAGATACTACTGCGCTTTTGGAGCTTCTGCCCTGTATCTCAACATGTACGCCAGCATCATATTCATGGGGTACATCGCTGCCAACAG ATATCTGAAGATTGTTCATCCTTCAGGAACTCACATCCTGCAGACAGTACAAACTGCCCACATCGTCTCCACGGTCACCTGGGTTTTTCTCCTGACTCCAGCAATCACCTACAACATTATGTTTTTCATCACTCACaatcctctgacctctgactctGGCTACTGTGAGTCTCTCTTCAGTACGTCATTCAGCGTCCTTCATAAAACATTTCAAACCAGTTGCACCATCATCTTCCTCTTAGTCTTCATATCCCTGGTCTTCTTCTACTACGGCACCTCCCGCAGGGTGTTGCAGGCACAGCAGAGTCGGCTGGCCTCCTCCTGTGCTGACAAGCTTTTGAAGTCTCGAAAGAACATGTTAGTGCTGGTCAGCatcttctgtctttgttttgtgcCCTATCACTTGGTTCGTCTTCCCTATACACTTCTGTGGACCAGCTGCTCTGTACGTCAGGTATTGTACTACTTGAAGGAGGTGACCACCATGGTATCAGTTTCAAATGTCTGCCTGGACCCTCTTGTTTACTTTTTCATCTGTAAGACTTTTCGGGCACAGGTGAAAAAGATGTCCAGGAGAGTCAAAAAGTCCAACATTTTATAA
- the LOC120434469 gene encoding G-protein coupled receptor 87-like — protein MPCGAPVLHLGHTVIEPHILWSVGKVGLLLNGFILKFYFHQVRQQASSSLMVYLKHLTAADFLLCLSLPLRIIHYASSSGIVYILHCSFGATSLYLNMYASILFMGYIAVNRYLKIVHSSGTHILQTVRTAHIISTVTWVFLLTQAIAYNIMFFITHNPLTSDRCYCGHLFSTSFSVLHNTFQISCTIIFLLVFVCLVFFYYSTSRRVLQAHQRQLASSEKLVKSRRNMLVLVSIFCVCFVPYHLVRVPYSFFWNNSVGGVLYYLKEVATMVSVFNVCLDPLVYFYLCKTFRAHVRKMSRRVNDPT, from the exons ATGCCCTGTGGTGCCCCCGTGCTGCACCTCGGACACACAGTCATTgagcctcacatactgtggtctgtTGGTAAG GTGGGTTTACTGCTCAATGGCTTCATCCTAAAGTTTTACTTTCACCAAGTTCGACAGCAGGCATCCAGCAGCTTGATGGTCTACCTTAAGCACCTGACAGCTGCTGACTTCCtgctctgcctctctctgccaTTGCGGATAATCCACTACGCCAGCAGCTCTGGCATTGTTTACATACTCCACTGCAGCTTTGGAGCTACTTCCCTGTACCTCAACATGTACGCCAGCATCCTGTTCATGGGGTACATCGCTGTTAACAG gtatCTGAAGATCGTCCATTCTTCAGGAACTCACATCCTGCAGACAGTACGGACTGCCCACATcatctccacagtcacctgggTTTTTCTCCTGACTCAAGCAATCGCCTACAACATTATGTTTTTCATCACTCACaatcctctgacctctgaccgtTGCTACTGTGGGCACCTCTTCAGTACATCATTCAGCGTCCTTCATAACACATTTCAAATCAGCTGCACCATCATCTTCCTGTTGGTCTTCGTATGCCTGGTCTTCTTCTACTATAGCACCTCCCGCAGGGTGTTGCAGGCACACCAGAGGCAGCTGGCCTCCTCTGAGAAGCTGGTGAAGTCTCGCAGAAACATGTTGGTGCTGGTCAGcatcttctgtgtttgttttgtgcccTATCACCTGGTTCGAGTTCCTTATAGTTTTTTCTGGAATAACTCTGTGGGTGGGGTGTTATACTACCTGAAGGAAGTGGCCACCATGGTGTCAGTTTTTAATGTCTGTCTGGACCCTCTTGTTTACTTTTACCTCTGTAAGACTTTTCGGGCCCACGTGAGAAAGATGTCCAGGAGAGTCAATGATCCAACatag